From the genome of Candidatus Eremiobacteraceae bacterium, one region includes:
- the rfbF gene encoding glucose-1-phosphate cytidylyltransferase → MKAVILAGGYGTRIAEETHLRPKPMVEIGGKPVLWHIMKTYSAHGINDFVICCGYKGYMIKEYFANYALHVSDVTFDMRTREMEVHQSSAEPWRVTLVDTGEATATGGRLRRVKDHVAGEVFCFTYGDGVSDVDIGKLVAFHKSGKTLATVTATQPPGRFGILTMDGAKISAFEEKPKEGGWVNGGYFVLSPKAIDYIDGDDSVWERDPMERLAKDGQLSAFLHRGFWQPLDTLRDKELLNDLWASGKAPWKAWG, encoded by the coding sequence ATGAAGGCGGTCATCTTGGCCGGCGGCTATGGCACGCGCATCGCCGAGGAAACACACCTCCGGCCGAAGCCTATGGTCGAGATCGGCGGCAAGCCCGTGCTTTGGCACATCATGAAGACCTATTCGGCTCACGGCATCAACGACTTCGTGATCTGCTGCGGCTACAAGGGCTACATGATCAAAGAGTACTTCGCGAACTACGCGCTCCACGTCTCGGACGTCACCTTCGACATGCGGACGCGCGAGATGGAGGTCCACCAGTCAAGCGCCGAGCCCTGGCGCGTGACGCTCGTCGACACAGGCGAAGCGACGGCGACCGGCGGCAGACTGCGGCGGGTGAAGGACCACGTCGCGGGTGAGGTTTTCTGCTTCACCTACGGCGACGGCGTGTCGGACGTCGATATCGGCAAGCTCGTCGCGTTCCACAAGAGCGGTAAGACGCTCGCGACCGTGACGGCGACGCAGCCGCCCGGCCGCTTCGGTATCCTCACGATGGACGGCGCGAAGATCTCGGCGTTCGAGGAGAAGCCGAAAGAGGGTGGCTGGGTCAACGGCGGTTACTTCGTCCTTTCGCCCAAGGCGATCGACTATATCGACGGCGACGATAGCGTCTGGGAGCGTGATCCGATGGAGCGGCTCGCTAAAGACGGCCAGTTGTCTGCGTTTCTCCATCGCGGCTTCTGGCAGCCGCTCGACACGCTGCGCGACAAAGAACTTCTCAACGATCTCTGGGCGTCGGGCAAAGCGCCGTGGAAAGCGTGGGGATGA
- a CDS encoding glycosyltransferase, producing the protein MPSTVAIGVMAHNEEANIARLLDSILGQTALPRISRVVVVASGCTDRTCEVVEAYCRKDPRISLVAEAERGGKVNAINTFMTSSPESILAISGADMVYTPTTIEALIAPFDDADVGMVGSHPVPLNETTSFVGFAVNLLWKLHHEISLIVPKMGELIAFRNVFRGLDPDMLADEVQIERGIKAVGFRPAYAPDAIVYNRGPETVREFVAQRSRWVAHNLQVQRKHRYAVSTWNGSTLRRAALAVWKNDHPRLDWFLGTAALEMYCRIRGLLAHPTATSKHGRLWEQQASTKEVVRGADPVPHGVK; encoded by the coding sequence ATGCCGTCAACCGTCGCCATCGGCGTCATGGCCCACAACGAGGAAGCCAACATCGCGCGGCTTCTCGACAGCATCTTGGGCCAAACGGCGTTGCCCCGGATCTCCCGGGTCGTCGTCGTCGCGAGCGGCTGCACCGACAGGACCTGCGAGGTCGTCGAGGCGTACTGCCGCAAAGACCCACGCATCTCGCTCGTCGCCGAAGCCGAGCGCGGCGGCAAGGTCAACGCGATCAACACCTTCATGACCTCATCGCCGGAAAGCATTCTCGCGATATCCGGCGCCGACATGGTCTACACGCCGACGACGATCGAAGCGCTGATCGCGCCATTCGACGACGCCGACGTCGGCATGGTCGGATCGCACCCCGTGCCGCTCAACGAGACGACGTCTTTCGTCGGCTTCGCGGTCAACCTGCTGTGGAAGCTCCACCACGAGATCTCGCTCATCGTGCCGAAGATGGGCGAGCTCATCGCGTTCAGGAACGTCTTCCGAGGCCTCGACCCGGATATGCTCGCCGACGAGGTTCAGATCGAGCGCGGCATCAAAGCCGTCGGCTTCAGGCCCGCGTACGCGCCCGACGCGATCGTCTACAATCGCGGACCCGAGACGGTGCGTGAATTCGTCGCGCAACGAAGCCGCTGGGTCGCCCACAACCTGCAAGTACAGCGCAAGCATCGCTACGCCGTCTCGACCTGGAACGGCTCGACGTTGCGGCGAGCCGCTCTGGCGGTATGGAAGAACGACCACCCGCGGCTCGATTGGTTCCTCGGAACCGCGGCGCTCGAGATGTATTGCCGGATCCGGGGCCTGCTCGCGCATCCGACCGCGACGAGCAAACACGGTCGCCTGTGGGAACAGCAGGCGTCCACCAAAGAAGTCGTCCGCGGCGCCGATCCGGTCCCTCACGGCGTGAAATAA
- a CDS encoding YqeG family HAD IIIA-type phosphatase: protein MGLLHYVTPDAHVDSVDQITAAFLARWGVRGLVLDLDNTLVPWNTAMVPGPVGAWVRDLTAAGIASCVLTNNYTQRASEVARLLKIPIIKAAFKPSPAAFRGALRVMALPAGQVAVVGDQLFTDVLGGKLVGMRAILVEPLSTREFFTTRFVRWLERPVRARVAPRRI, encoded by the coding sequence GTGGGCCTCTTGCATTACGTCACGCCGGATGCTCACGTCGATAGCGTCGATCAGATAACCGCCGCCTTTCTCGCGCGCTGGGGCGTACGCGGCCTCGTCCTCGACCTTGACAACACGCTCGTGCCATGGAACACCGCGATGGTCCCCGGTCCGGTCGGCGCGTGGGTGCGTGACCTGACCGCGGCGGGCATCGCATCCTGCGTGCTGACGAACAACTACACGCAACGCGCGAGCGAAGTCGCGCGACTGTTGAAGATCCCGATCATCAAAGCTGCGTTCAAGCCCTCACCGGCGGCGTTTCGCGGAGCGCTTCGCGTCATGGCGCTGCCGGCGGGCCAGGTGGCGGTCGTCGGCGATCAGCTCTTCACCGACGTGCTCGGCGGCAAGCTCGTCGGCATGCGTGCGATTCTCGTCGAGCCGCTGTCGACACGCGAGTTCTTCACGACGCGATTCGTACGCTGGCTAGAGCGGCCTGTCCGCGCGCGCGTCGCGCCGCGGCGTATCTGA
- the glpX gene encoding class II fructose-bisphosphatase codes for MNTLEFVKVTEAAALAASRWMGKGQRDLADGAAVEKMREVLNNMDIRGRIVIGEGERDEAPMLYIGEEVGRGGVEVDIAVDPVEGTNLVANGLPNSIAVLAVAEKGGLLNAPDTYMKKLAVGPKAAPYVHIDATVKENLQLVANALERPIDDITVIILDRPRHKQLIEDVRSAGSKIKLISDGDVDACIATSVENTGVHVAMGTGGAPEGVLAAAALKCLGGGFMGRLEPRNDDEVKRAKEMGFDDVGKVLTMDDLVRTSDVSFVATGITDGDLVRGVRFFGNGARTHSIVMNSQAGTIRFVETVHRLRAEPFRVH; via the coding sequence TTGAACACCCTCGAGTTCGTCAAAGTGACCGAGGCGGCGGCGCTCGCCGCATCGCGTTGGATGGGCAAGGGACAGCGCGACCTCGCCGACGGCGCGGCCGTCGAGAAGATGCGCGAAGTCCTCAACAACATGGACATCCGCGGCCGCATCGTCATCGGCGAAGGCGAACGCGACGAAGCACCGATGCTGTATATCGGCGAGGAGGTCGGCAGAGGCGGCGTCGAGGTCGACATCGCGGTCGACCCGGTCGAAGGCACGAACCTCGTCGCGAACGGCCTGCCGAACTCGATCGCCGTGCTTGCGGTCGCCGAAAAGGGGGGCCTCCTCAACGCCCCGGATACATATATGAAGAAACTCGCCGTCGGGCCGAAGGCGGCGCCTTACGTCCACATCGACGCGACCGTCAAAGAGAACTTGCAGCTCGTCGCAAACGCGCTCGAGCGTCCCATCGACGACATCACGGTCATCATCCTCGACCGCCCGCGCCACAAGCAGCTCATCGAAGACGTCCGGTCGGCGGGTTCGAAGATCAAGCTCATCTCCGACGGCGACGTCGACGCGTGCATCGCGACGTCCGTCGAGAACACGGGCGTCCACGTGGCGATGGGGACGGGCGGCGCTCCCGAGGGCGTTCTCGCCGCTGCGGCGCTCAAGTGCCTCGGCGGCGGCTTCATGGGGAGGCTCGAGCCGCGCAACGACGACGAGGTGAAGCGGGCGAAAGAGATGGGCTTCGATGACGTGGGCAAGGTGCTGACGATGGACGATCTCGTCCGAACGTCCGACGTCTCGTTCGTCGCCACCGGGATCACCGACGGCGATCTGGTGCGTGGCGTTCGCTTCTTCGGCAATGGCGCGCGCACGCACTCGATCGTCATGAACAGTCAAGCAGGCACGATACGCTTCGTCGAGACCGTCCATCGTTTGCGCGCGGAGCCGTTCCGCGTCCACTGA
- a CDS encoding CBM20 domain-containing protein, whose translation MVGLHAAIAASLLFATVAPPPQPAAPASGTLSSIAASPAGAVLTIATSSGSVVVTVPPTAKVRQRAIGGDWEPASIADVKLDEPIRIVSDAAGRIVEVDAEYALVDTRAVVMQGGYLVGTDGVAHKLVAAAAALASVPLGSYVELHTDPDTGDAFDASVSTHPFAQVAAAATVAVTFEVRVPVNTPTDASVYLATNAQNWTANAIRLSPQPGNIWTATIPLAGGTVLQYKYTRGSWATGERDTSGADVQNRSLAVTRSGATQFVHDVVARWADLPS comes from the coding sequence ATGGTGGGTCTTCACGCGGCGATCGCAGCATCGTTGTTGTTCGCGACGGTGGCGCCGCCGCCGCAACCCGCAGCGCCTGCATCGGGAACGCTGAGCTCGATAGCGGCGAGCCCGGCGGGCGCCGTGTTGACGATCGCGACGTCGTCCGGCTCGGTCGTCGTGACCGTGCCGCCCACCGCCAAGGTCCGGCAGAGGGCGATCGGCGGCGATTGGGAGCCGGCATCGATCGCGGACGTCAAACTCGATGAACCCATACGCATCGTGTCCGATGCCGCCGGGCGCATCGTCGAAGTCGACGCCGAGTACGCGCTCGTCGATACCCGAGCCGTCGTCATGCAAGGCGGCTATCTCGTCGGTACCGACGGCGTCGCACATAAACTCGTCGCCGCGGCCGCAGCGCTCGCCTCGGTGCCGCTCGGTTCGTACGTCGAGCTCCACACCGATCCGGACACCGGCGACGCGTTCGACGCGTCGGTCTCGACGCATCCGTTCGCACAAGTCGCCGCCGCTGCGACCGTGGCCGTCACTTTCGAAGTACGGGTTCCGGTGAACACGCCCACCGACGCAAGCGTCTACCTGGCGACGAACGCGCAGAACTGGACGGCGAACGCGATCCGGCTCTCGCCGCAGCCCGGCAACATCTGGACCGCGACCATCCCGCTAGCGGGGGGAACCGTGCTCCAATACAAATATACGCGCGGCTCTTGGGCTACAGGCGAACGCGACACGTCTGGCGCCGACGTCCAAAACCGCTCGCTCGCGGTGACGCGCAGCGGGGCAACACAATTTGTCCACGACGTCGTCGCGCGCTGGGCAGACCTGCCCTCGTGA
- a CDS encoding mannosyltransferase family protein, translating to MQAATSQPRPDGSAFGLVGRVRVLLPPKARVGAAVTGFAGVSIGAFLWYSLSIHAEGSDASSSPLLALCLLVGVGAAYGAWFGYSSWAARHFGVDTGTLLQADSYSFLPMLSLWLYLFQVPPTLSSAPAIAAAALLIMAAVKLAIAARYSDIARSISVVFVATRVPLMLIAPLAAIVIGQRQGHHFSPAHGVLLDVWGRWDAQHYLDIATQGYHGKDIAFFPLYPFLIHIVGDLIGDHLVAGLLISNIAFLGALAFLYALVKLEFGDNSVAFHAIFYVAIFPTAIFFSAVYTESLFLMLTVASVYFARRGNFMTSGVFGALASMTRVEGILTALPLAYEVWRAWRERRGTTLARGAAGLAIVPLGIGAYMFYLYALQGDPLAFSKVQAEWDRHFAPPWISIANTIQAIATPPFTSGTANHIIELVFTLAFLILMVVAFRQLRPSYAWYFAASLLMPMCTASLMSMPRFVLVVFPAFMLLALWGRRPAVNSAIVSFCLPVLGLFTVLFADWYWLA from the coding sequence GTGCAGGCCGCAACCTCGCAACCGCGGCCCGACGGGTCTGCTTTCGGCCTGGTCGGCCGCGTTCGTGTTCTTCTTCCACCAAAGGCGCGCGTCGGAGCCGCGGTCACCGGATTCGCCGGCGTCTCGATCGGCGCTTTCCTCTGGTACTCGCTGTCGATCCACGCCGAGGGCTCGGACGCATCCTCGAGCCCATTGCTCGCGCTCTGCTTGCTCGTCGGCGTCGGAGCCGCGTACGGCGCGTGGTTCGGCTATTCGAGCTGGGCGGCGCGACATTTCGGCGTCGATACGGGCACGCTGCTGCAGGCCGACTCGTACAGCTTCCTGCCGATGCTCAGCCTGTGGCTTTACCTGTTCCAAGTGCCGCCGACGTTGTCGTCCGCTCCGGCCATCGCGGCGGCCGCGCTGCTCATCATGGCAGCGGTCAAGCTCGCGATCGCGGCGCGCTACTCGGATATCGCCCGCTCGATCTCGGTCGTCTTCGTCGCGACGCGCGTGCCGCTCATGCTCATCGCGCCGCTCGCCGCGATCGTCATCGGGCAGCGGCAAGGACACCACTTCAGTCCGGCGCACGGCGTACTGCTCGACGTCTGGGGACGCTGGGACGCGCAGCACTACCTCGACATCGCGACGCAAGGCTACCACGGCAAAGACATCGCGTTCTTCCCGCTCTATCCGTTCCTCATCCACATCGTCGGCGATCTGATCGGAGACCATCTCGTCGCGGGGCTCCTCATCTCGAACATCGCGTTCCTCGGCGCGCTCGCGTTCTTGTACGCGCTCGTCAAGCTCGAGTTCGGCGATAACAGCGTCGCGTTTCACGCGATCTTCTACGTCGCGATCTTCCCGACCGCGATCTTCTTCTCGGCGGTCTACACGGAGTCGCTCTTCCTCATGCTGACCGTCGCGTCGGTCTACTTCGCGCGCAGGGGCAACTTCATGACGAGCGGCGTGTTCGGCGCGCTCGCGAGCATGACACGTGTGGAAGGCATCCTCACCGCGTTGCCGCTCGCGTACGAGGTGTGGCGAGCGTGGCGCGAAAGGCGAGGGACGACGCTCGCGCGCGGCGCGGCAGGCCTCGCGATCGTGCCGCTCGGCATCGGCGCGTATATGTTCTACCTATACGCCCTGCAAGGCGACCCGCTCGCGTTCTCCAAGGTCCAAGCTGAGTGGGATCGCCATTTCGCGCCGCCATGGATCAGCATCGCGAACACGATCCAAGCGATCGCGACGCCACCGTTCACGAGCGGCACAGCCAATCACATCATCGAGCTCGTTTTCACGCTCGCCTTCCTCATCCTCATGGTCGTCGCGTTCCGCCAGTTGCGTCCTTCGTACGCGTGGTACTTCGCTGCATCGCTCCTCATGCCGATGTGCACGGCGAGCCTCATGAGCATGCCGCGCTTCGTGCTCGTCGTCTTCCCCGCGTTCATGCTGCTCGCGCTCTGGGGCCGCAGGCCGGCCGTCAACTCGGCGATCGTATCGTTCTGCTTGCCCGTGCTCGGGTTGTTCACGGTGCTCTTCGCCGACTGGTATTGGCTCGCGTGA
- a CDS encoding GtrA family protein: MSLARRIAARRGVRQFFKFGIVGASGAVISFIIFHSLLHFKLDLTLAFSIGFICGGVNNYWWNRHWTFRSQGHAGKELMQFLTVSAMALVLGIVITKFMDGRLPPFMLRNSLIWLCGTVGGMGVNFFVNKYWTFRHTHHVQPDAEA; encoded by the coding sequence GTGAGCCTCGCGCGGCGGATCGCGGCGCGCCGCGGCGTGCGGCAGTTCTTCAAGTTCGGAATCGTCGGCGCGTCCGGCGCCGTCATCAGCTTCATCATCTTCCACTCGCTGCTCCACTTCAAGCTCGATCTGACGCTCGCGTTCTCGATCGGCTTCATCTGCGGCGGCGTCAACAACTACTGGTGGAACCGGCACTGGACGTTCCGATCGCAAGGGCACGCGGGCAAAGAGCTCATGCAGTTCTTGACGGTGTCTGCGATGGCGCTCGTGCTCGGGATCGTCATCACGAAATTCATGGACGGCCGGCTGCCCCCGTTCATGCTGCGCAACTCGCTCATCTGGCTCTGCGGCACGGTCGGCGGTATGGGCGTCAACTTCTTCGTCAACAAATACTGGACGTTCAGGCACACGCATCACGTCCAGCCCGACGCAGAAGCGTAG
- a CDS encoding glycosyltransferase family 39 protein, with protein MGEGSTLRNRLALVAILVLALALRLYGIHDPIIDHPGWRQGDEAAIARNFAQLQDDPLAPQTDYDGPPPNYVELELQIVPFAAAQLYRVFGVHEIFARLIVVAFSLGTVVLLYFFGTELFGRRAGLIAALCYAIAPGAVYYGRTITPDSDMVFFLTGTLLFWWRWARSDANSDFWLATAFGALAWVAKPPALLALAPIVAVVLAMRGRKALVSWQPYAFLALTLAPFYFYFHYESSIAEWHWAEGITSQHVLPQLVAELTKPQALWTGLQSAFALLRMLGSTIFGPALFGFTAVAGFALPRDDMSRARAWLFGAWAAALTAYTVVVVNVERVDYYLLPWLPFAALLVAGAADNVIERLGANAASTRANVIACVGIAAAIFFITYSNMLQIHGYYTWSRPVYAAATELDRTLDPDCLIVMGHLDPSVLYTIGRKGWEEDPLSWNVHDQTSAIEKGACYYVAIEIPRLRANPALYHFLQRYRRVPVASGWQVYDMRHFARRSTARGGGSASRTAPAAVPSPHRSSPVPGTQRSSTPAGAPHPGARKRR; from the coding sequence ATGGGCGAAGGCTCGACACTGCGCAACCGGTTAGCGCTCGTCGCGATACTCGTGCTCGCGCTCGCGCTGCGTCTGTACGGCATCCACGACCCGATCATCGATCATCCCGGCTGGCGCCAGGGCGACGAAGCGGCGATCGCCCGCAACTTCGCGCAGCTGCAGGACGATCCGCTCGCCCCGCAGACCGACTACGACGGGCCGCCGCCGAACTACGTCGAGCTCGAGCTGCAGATCGTGCCGTTCGCCGCGGCGCAGCTCTATCGCGTCTTCGGCGTCCACGAGATCTTCGCGCGGCTCATCGTCGTCGCGTTCAGCCTCGGCACGGTCGTACTGCTCTACTTCTTCGGCACGGAGCTGTTCGGGCGCAGAGCAGGGCTTATCGCGGCGCTTTGTTACGCCATCGCGCCCGGTGCCGTCTACTACGGACGCACCATCACGCCCGACTCGGACATGGTCTTCTTCCTCACGGGAACCTTGCTGTTCTGGTGGCGTTGGGCGCGCAGCGACGCGAACTCGGACTTCTGGCTGGCGACGGCGTTCGGCGCGCTCGCGTGGGTCGCAAAACCGCCGGCGCTGCTCGCGTTGGCGCCGATCGTCGCGGTCGTGCTCGCGATGCGCGGCCGCAAGGCGCTCGTAAGCTGGCAGCCATACGCGTTCCTAGCGCTCACGCTCGCGCCGTTCTACTTCTACTTCCACTACGAGAGCTCGATAGCCGAGTGGCACTGGGCAGAGGGGATCACGAGCCAGCACGTCCTGCCGCAGCTCGTCGCCGAGCTGACGAAGCCGCAGGCTTTGTGGACCGGGCTCCAAAGCGCGTTCGCGCTCCTGCGCATGCTCGGCTCCACGATCTTCGGCCCGGCGCTGTTCGGTTTCACCGCGGTCGCGGGATTTGCGCTGCCGCGCGATGACATGTCGCGCGCACGTGCGTGGTTGTTCGGCGCGTGGGCCGCGGCCTTGACCGCGTATACGGTCGTCGTCGTCAACGTCGAGCGCGTCGATTACTATCTGCTGCCGTGGCTGCCGTTCGCAGCGCTGCTCGTAGCGGGCGCTGCCGACAACGTCATCGAGCGCCTCGGCGCCAACGCGGCCTCGACGCGTGCGAACGTCATCGCGTGCGTCGGTATCGCCGCGGCGATCTTCTTCATCACGTACTCGAACATGCTTCAGATCCACGGGTACTACACGTGGAGCCGCCCCGTATACGCCGCCGCGACCGAGCTCGATCGCACCCTCGATCCGGACTGCCTCATCGTCATGGGTCATCTCGATCCGTCGGTGCTCTACACGATCGGGCGTAAGGGTTGGGAGGAGGACCCGCTTTCGTGGAACGTCCACGATCAGACGAGCGCGATCGAAAAGGGCGCATGCTATTACGTCGCCATCGAGATCCCGCGCCTGCGCGCGAACCCCGCGCTCTACCATTTCCTCCAGCGCTATCGGCGCGTGCCCGTCGCCTCAGGCTGGCAGGTGTACGACATGCGCCATTTCGCGCGGCGGTCTACGGCACGGGGAGGAGGTTCGGCGTCTCGGACTGCGCCGGCGGCTGTGCCTTCACCTCACCGCTCGTCACCAGTCCCCGGTACGCAACGATCCTCGACGCCAGCCGGTGCTCCTCATCCTGGAGCGCGTAAGCGGCGATGA
- a CDS encoding DUF2837 family protein: MTDHLHVPAGWFLPIAALLYMFAQALQMGTGAARLAGVRAHRVATGLTLFNLFATFSRLLSLFYMPLIAALADRAVQRRAPGEFEAEVRVIIFAATIGAGLGGLLLPTAARLLQRGIDSFERRGSVLAAMSRLFVPRTAVSALGEVRTPRLNVWAYSPRNLPKGFLIWNVVVMGFWVTGPLSAYYAGALLHSSMATAISLSGLITGVATVTLTLIVDPTAALITDQTAAGKRPIEDLKAMLVYLVLTTIVGTLLSQLLLDPAASVIAYVARILTNAATQI; the protein is encoded by the coding sequence GTGACCGACCACCTGCACGTCCCAGCGGGGTGGTTCCTACCGATAGCGGCGCTGCTCTACATGTTCGCGCAGGCGCTCCAGATGGGCACCGGTGCCGCGCGCCTCGCGGGCGTCCGCGCCCATCGCGTCGCAACCGGATTGACGCTCTTCAATCTGTTCGCGACGTTCTCGCGTCTGCTCAGCCTGTTCTACATGCCGCTCATCGCGGCGCTCGCCGATCGCGCGGTCCAGCGGCGCGCACCGGGCGAGTTCGAAGCGGAGGTGCGCGTCATCATCTTCGCCGCGACGATCGGCGCAGGCCTCGGCGGGCTCTTGCTTCCGACCGCAGCGCGTCTGCTCCAGCGCGGCATCGATTCGTTCGAACGGCGCGGATCGGTGCTCGCCGCGATGTCGCGACTGTTCGTGCCGCGAACGGCAGTGTCGGCGCTCGGCGAAGTCCGGACGCCGCGGCTGAACGTCTGGGCATACTCTCCTCGCAACCTGCCGAAGGGCTTTTTGATCTGGAACGTCGTCGTCATGGGCTTTTGGGTGACCGGGCCGCTGTCGGCGTACTACGCGGGGGCGCTGCTCCACTCGTCCATGGCGACCGCTATATCGCTCTCCGGCTTGATCACCGGCGTCGCGACCGTTACGCTGACGCTCATCGTCGACCCGACCGCCGCGCTCATCACGGACCAGACGGCCGCCGGCAAGCGCCCGATCGAAGACCTGAAAGCGATGCTGGTGTACCTCGTGTTGACGACCATCGTCGGGACCCTGCTGTCGCAGCTGCTGCTCGACCCCGCCGCGTCCGTCATCGCATACGTCGCGAGGATCCTCACGAATGCCGCAACGCAGATATAG
- a CDS encoding pitrilysin family protein, which yields MNDGAIQKSVLDNGIRVITERVSYVRSVAMGVWVSVGSSNEEAGQRGISHCIEHMLFKGTRTRTAREIAELMDSIGGHLNAFTDKETTCFHARTVDEHAPLAVEILADMLENSAIDPAELHKEQQVILEEIKMYDDSPDEVSQDIFVRSAWGGSPLGEPTIGYASTVSALTRDALLDYMGHNYVPGNVIVTAVGNLEHDDFVADVRRRFGGLAGVSQHADPKPPVFRPVSVVKQRDCEQVYVLVGAEGTSAGDDRRYIYSVLDTILGGGMASRLFQEIREKRGLVYSVYSAHQMYRSGGLFTIAAATRPKNAQEVLSLIRAETTSLAERGVSPDEVARAKEHLKGGLLLSLESTSTRMLRLGRTELVSGRSVPPSEVVEKIESVTKEQVDAAARSLFAQGKLALTVLGPVDDRFEAQVGLAESA from the coding sequence ATGAACGACGGCGCGATCCAAAAAAGCGTCCTCGATAACGGCATTCGAGTCATCACAGAACGGGTATCCTACGTCCGCAGCGTCGCGATGGGCGTCTGGGTGAGCGTCGGGTCGTCGAACGAAGAGGCCGGCCAGCGCGGCATCAGCCACTGCATCGAGCACATGCTCTTCAAAGGCACGCGGACGCGCACCGCTCGCGAGATCGCCGAGCTCATGGATTCGATCGGCGGCCACCTCAACGCGTTCACGGACAAAGAGACGACGTGCTTTCACGCCCGCACCGTCGACGAGCACGCACCGCTCGCGGTCGAGATCCTCGCCGACATGCTCGAGAACTCCGCGATCGATCCGGCGGAGCTGCATAAAGAGCAGCAAGTGATCCTCGAAGAGATCAAGATGTACGACGACTCGCCCGACGAGGTGAGCCAAGATATCTTCGTGCGCTCCGCTTGGGGCGGCAGCCCGCTCGGCGAGCCGACGATCGGCTATGCGTCGACCGTCTCGGCGCTCACGCGCGACGCGCTGCTCGACTACATGGGCCACAACTACGTGCCCGGAAACGTCATCGTCACCGCGGTCGGCAATCTCGAGCACGACGACTTCGTCGCTGACGTACGGCGGCGCTTCGGCGGACTTGCGGGCGTCTCGCAGCATGCGGACCCCAAGCCGCCCGTATTCCGTCCGGTGAGCGTCGTCAAACAGCGCGACTGCGAGCAGGTCTACGTGCTCGTCGGCGCCGAGGGCACGAGCGCCGGAGACGACCGCCGCTACATCTACTCCGTGCTCGACACGATCCTCGGGGGCGGTATGGCGTCGCGGCTCTTCCAGGAGATCCGAGAGAAGCGCGGCCTCGTCTATAGCGTCTACTCGGCGCACCAGATGTATCGCAGCGGCGGTCTGTTCACCATCGCGGCGGCGACGCGGCCGAAGAACGCGCAAGAAGTGCTCTCGCTCATCCGCGCGGAGACGACTTCACTCGCGGAGCGCGGCGTCAGCCCCGACGAAGTCGCGCGAGCGAAGGAACACCTCAAAGGCGGGCTCCTCCTGTCGCTCGAGAGCACGAGCACGCGGATGCTGCGGCTCGGCCGGACCGAGCTCGTCTCCGGCAGATCGGTGCCGCCGAGCGAGGTGGTCGAGAAGATCGAGTCGGTGACCAAAGAGCAGGTCGACGCCGCAGCGCGTTCGCTCTTCGCGCAGGGTAAACTCGCGCTCACCGTGCTCGGCCCGGTCGACGACCGCTTCGAAGCGCAAGTCGGGCTTGCAGAATCCGCTTAA